One window of Bacteroidales bacterium genomic DNA carries:
- a CDS encoding glycyl-radical enzyme activating protein translates to MTGIVFDIKRFAIHDGPGIRTSIFFKGCPLSCWWCHNPESIRAGVEQLNFKFKGKNYIGWETTSENLLIEAEKDRPFYEQSNGGITFTGGEPLMQPDFLIETAKLFKQHNLHICLDTSGYASSKIFQEISQYIDLFLFDLKHLDNKMHKKYTSVSNQVILKNLEYLVKIKKEVHIRFPFIPTINNQSSYLKDMTDYLISLKHIKNINILPFHKIAQGKYEQLNFENKMSGIQESSNNEIENAKYFFEKQGFNVKIGG, encoded by the coding sequence ATGACTGGAATTGTTTTTGATATCAAACGATTTGCCATACACGATGGTCCGGGAATCCGAACCAGTATATTTTTTAAAGGATGCCCTTTAAGCTGCTGGTGGTGTCATAATCCGGAAAGTATAAGAGCAGGTGTTGAACAACTCAATTTTAAGTTTAAAGGAAAGAATTATATTGGTTGGGAAACAACTTCTGAGAATCTTTTAATTGAAGCTGAAAAAGATCGTCCGTTTTACGAACAATCCAATGGAGGAATCACTTTTACAGGAGGCGAACCTCTGATGCAGCCGGATTTTCTAATAGAGACCGCAAAGCTTTTTAAACAACATAACTTACATATTTGTTTAGACACAAGCGGATATGCATCATCTAAAATTTTTCAGGAAATCAGTCAGTATATCGATTTATTTTTATTCGATTTAAAGCATCTTGATAATAAAATGCATAAGAAATATACAAGCGTTTCTAATCAGGTTATTTTAAAAAACTTAGAATATTTAGTTAAAATTAAAAAAGAAGTCCATATTCGTTTTCCTTTTATTCCTACAATAAATAATCAGTCAAGCTACTTGAAAGACATGACAGATTATCTAATAAGCCTCAAACACATAAAAAATATCAATATTTTACCTTTTCACAAAATTGCACAAGGGAAATACGAACAATTAAATTTTGAAAATAAAATGAGTGGAATTCAAGAATCCTCAAATAATGAAATTGAAAACGCAAAATACTTTTTTGAAAAACAAGGATTTAATGTAAAAATTGGAGGATAA
- a CDS encoding glycyl radical protein — protein MITKRIEKLRDKSLNTKPSISGERAELMTAFYQSNKAKNLSVPILRAKAFKYLMENKTIYIGDGELIVGERGPAPQQTPTYPEVCIHSIPDLEMIDKRPKVRFKVDDKVKKLYTDKLIPFWKGKSNRDKIFAQLPQKWLDSYDAGVFTEFLEQRAPGHTVLGDVIYHQGFKDLRKKINKRITELDTGNEENKQAKRDELNAMLISLEAVSIFARRHVEKLKSILELEKDKTRRQELEKMIQVSKNVPENKPENTWEALQYYWYIHQGVITELNPWDSFNPGRLDQHLLPFYKNDLANGKATKAEITEILQAFWVKFNNHPSPPKMGVTAKESNTFTDFALINIGGLKEDGTDAVNEMSYILLDIIEEMRILQPSSMVQISKYNPDTFIRRTLDIVKTGFGQPSIFNTDAIIQELLNQGKTIIDARNGGASGCVETGAFGTEAYILTGYFNLTKVLEITLNNGVDPLTNKLIGIDSENITKFHSFDDLMLAYKKQLQHFIDIKIEGNNIIDRIYATELPAPFLSVFIDDCIANAKDYNAGGARYNTSYIQGVGLGSITDSLSALKKHVFEDKTLSLSEFVNILQKNFKDSELFRNRLIEETPKYGNDDNAADNIAKEVFELFFTSVDNKPTAKGGRFRINMLPTTSHVYFGSKIGALPDGRKAGKPLSEGISPVQGADRLGPTAVLKSASKIDHLRTGGTLLNQKFTPQIMEDETGLEQVKNLIRTYFHLNGHHIQFNVVTAETLRKAKLKPEKYRDLIVRVAGYSDYFIELTEELQDEIIKRTKHDNF, from the coding sequence ATGATTACAAAAAGAATAGAGAAACTCAGAGATAAAAGTCTAAATACAAAGCCAAGTATTTCTGGTGAGCGTGCAGAATTAATGACCGCATTCTACCAATCGAATAAAGCCAAGAACCTTTCTGTTCCAATTTTAAGAGCCAAAGCTTTTAAATATTTAATGGAAAATAAAACTATTTATATTGGTGATGGAGAATTAATTGTAGGCGAACGCGGCCCGGCACCTCAACAAACGCCAACTTATCCTGAGGTATGCATTCATTCTATCCCCGATTTGGAAATGATAGACAAAAGACCAAAAGTCAGATTTAAGGTTGATGATAAAGTAAAAAAACTCTATACCGATAAACTTATTCCTTTTTGGAAAGGGAAAAGCAATCGCGATAAAATTTTTGCGCAACTCCCACAAAAATGGCTTGATTCTTATGATGCCGGCGTTTTTACAGAGTTCTTAGAACAACGCGCACCAGGTCATACCGTTTTAGGTGATGTGATTTACCATCAAGGATTTAAAGATTTACGAAAGAAGATAAATAAACGAATTACTGAACTTGATACCGGTAACGAAGAAAACAAACAAGCCAAAAGAGATGAGTTAAATGCCATGCTTATCAGTTTGGAAGCAGTCTCTATTTTCGCAAGACGTCACGTTGAGAAACTGAAATCTATTCTTGAATTAGAAAAAGACAAAACACGTCGGCAAGAGCTTGAAAAAATGATTCAAGTATCGAAAAACGTACCGGAGAATAAGCCTGAAAATACTTGGGAAGCACTCCAATATTATTGGTATATTCATCAAGGTGTAATCACCGAACTAAACCCTTGGGATTCTTTTAATCCGGGGCGATTAGATCAGCATCTTCTTCCTTTTTACAAAAATGATTTAGCAAATGGCAAAGCAACAAAAGCGGAGATTACCGAGATATTGCAAGCCTTTTGGGTAAAATTTAACAATCATCCATCACCACCAAAAATGGGCGTTACTGCTAAAGAAAGCAATACATTTACTGATTTTGCTTTAATAAATATTGGCGGATTAAAAGAAGATGGAACTGATGCTGTAAATGAGATGAGTTACATTTTGTTGGACATAATTGAAGAAATGAGAATTCTTCAACCCAGCTCAATGGTTCAAATTAGCAAATACAATCCCGATACGTTTATCCGTAGAACTTTAGATATTGTAAAAACTGGTTTTGGACAGCCATCCATTTTCAATACCGACGCTATTATCCAAGAGTTACTCAATCAGGGAAAAACTATTATTGATGCACGAAACGGAGGCGCAAGCGGCTGTGTTGAAACAGGTGCTTTTGGAACAGAAGCCTATATTTTAACCGGTTATTTCAATCTAACTAAAGTCCTTGAAATCACTTTAAATAACGGAGTAGATCCTCTTACAAATAAACTCATCGGCATAGATAGTGAAAATATTACAAAATTTCATTCATTCGATGATTTGATGCTTGCCTACAAAAAACAATTGCAGCATTTTATCGATATAAAAATTGAAGGAAATAATATTATCGATCGAATTTATGCGACAGAACTCCCTGCACCATTCCTTTCTGTTTTTATCGATGATTGTATAGCCAATGCAAAAGATTATAATGCCGGAGGAGCAAGATACAACACCAGTTATATTCAGGGTGTTGGATTGGGAAGTATCACAGATTCTCTAAGTGCACTGAAAAAGCATGTTTTTGAAGACAAAACACTTTCGTTATCAGAATTTGTAAATATCCTTCAGAAAAATTTTAAAGACTCTGAACTTTTCCGCAACCGCTTGATTGAAGAAACTCCAAAATACGGTAATGATGACAATGCTGCCGATAATATTGCCAAAGAAGTTTTTGAACTCTTTTTTACTTCTGTAGATAATAAACCTACAGCCAAAGGCGGCAGATTCCGTATTAATATGTTGCCCACCACATCACATGTATATTTTGGTAGTAAAATTGGAGCTTTGCCCGATGGAAGAAAAGCCGGCAAACCACTTTCCGAAGGTATTTCTCCCGTTCAAGGTGCCGACCGACTGGGACCAACAGCTGTTTTAAAATCGGCTTCAAAAATTGATCATCTCCGAACCGGAGGGACTCTATTAAATCAAAAATTTACTCCTCAAATTATGGAAGATGAAACGGGACTAGAACAAGTAAAAAACCTTATTAGAACTTATTTTCATCTAAATGGTCATCATATTCAATTTAATGTAGTTACAGCTGAAACTTTACGGAAGGCAAAATTAAAACCTGAGAAATACCGTGATTTAATTGTCCGCGTTGCCGGATATAGCGACTATTTTATTGAGCTTACGGAAGAACTGCAAGACGAAATTATCAAACGTACGAAACACGATAACTTTTAA
- a CDS encoding alanine racemase, producing the protein MDMKKPTLVVDLKRVEQNIKRMVDKFKRKGVQFRPHFKTHQSRFIGEVYRQKGITKCTVSSVGMAQYFAKAGWNDITIAFPANTLEADEMNSLAEDMQLQILVDTVEKVEFFTSNISTNIGLFIEIDTGYNRSGILFDRREEIENIIRAIEAVPQFSFKGFLSHTGNTYSQLSSNDIIALFDDSRRKLVDLKNHFIENYPQIVLSMGDTPAASLAKNFEGIDEMRPGNFVFYDVMQYLLGSCSIDDIAVAVYCPVVAKYPERNQIVIYGGGVHLSKEKILWNEKDIYGLVSLPDQYGFGRILSDSYVESFSQEHGIVKMSSTEINKIQLGDILAVLPVHSCMTVDLNREMISLYGKSISKFRTY; encoded by the coding sequence ATGGATATGAAGAAGCCTACTTTGGTTGTTGATTTAAAAAGAGTAGAGCAGAATATAAAACGTATGGTCGATAAGTTTAAGCGGAAAGGGGTGCAATTTCGTCCGCATTTTAAAACTCATCAGTCTCGTTTTATAGGAGAGGTGTATCGGCAAAAGGGAATTACAAAATGTACCGTTTCTTCAGTGGGGATGGCACAGTATTTTGCAAAAGCCGGTTGGAATGATATTACTATTGCTTTCCCTGCAAATACGCTTGAAGCTGATGAAATGAATTCTTTAGCAGAAGATATGCAACTGCAGATTTTGGTTGATACAGTTGAGAAAGTAGAATTTTTTACTTCAAATATTTCTACTAATATTGGCTTATTTATCGAAATAGATACGGGTTATAATCGTTCCGGTATTTTATTTGATAGAAGAGAAGAAATAGAAAATATTATACGTGCTATTGAGGCTGTTCCACAGTTTTCCTTTAAAGGATTTTTAAGTCATACGGGTAATACATATTCTCAGTTATCTTCAAACGACATTATTGCACTTTTTGATGACTCAAGAAGAAAATTAGTCGATTTAAAAAATCATTTTATTGAGAATTATCCTCAAATAGTTCTTTCAATGGGAGACACTCCGGCGGCTTCTTTGGCGAAAAATTTTGAAGGTATAGACGAAATGCGACCGGGGAATTTTGTGTTTTATGATGTTATGCAGTATTTGTTGGGAAGCTGTTCTATTGACGATATTGCTGTTGCTGTATACTGTCCTGTTGTAGCAAAATATCCTGAAAGAAATCAGATTGTAATATATGGCGGAGGAGTTCATCTTTCTAAGGAGAAAATTCTTTGGAATGAGAAAGATATTTATGGCTTAGTGTCGCTTCCAGATCAATATGGTTTTGGTAGAATTTTATCTGATTCCTACGTTGAGAGTTTTTCTCAGGAGCATGGTATAGTTAAAATGTCTTCAACAGAAATTAATAAAATACAGCTTGGCGATATTCTTGCTGTTTTACCCGTTCATTCGTGTATGACAGTTGATTTAAATAGGGAGATGATAAGCCTATATGGTAAAAGTATTTCTAAGTTCAGAACGTATTAA
- a CDS encoding DMT family transporter, protein MENRKNVILGAILISFSAILWGFDGVVLTPRLSNLNISFVVFILHLFPFLLMNLFLFKRYKLIKKLSLNETIALFGIAIFGGAIGTFSIVKALFLVDFQSLSIVVLLQKLQPIFAILLAATFLKERLGKNFILWAIVAIVAGYFLTFGISLPKLHESQNTIKAALFSVLAAFSFGSSTVFSKRLLVKLDFISAAFFRYGLTSLLMLIIVLGNGKISEFENVSTLNWWVIGIISLTTGSGAIFLYYYGLKHVRAIISTIAELFFPLSAVLFDYIFNNHILSPIQWLSAGVMIFAIIRLNADNKKQQSKT, encoded by the coding sequence ATGGAAAACCGAAAAAATGTAATTTTAGGAGCAATATTAATCAGTTTTTCCGCCATTTTATGGGGTTTCGATGGTGTAGTTCTAACGCCACGACTTAGCAACTTAAACATTAGTTTTGTTGTTTTTATCCTTCACCTCTTTCCTTTTCTTCTTATGAATCTTTTTTTATTTAAGCGTTATAAGCTTATTAAAAAATTGAGTCTTAACGAAACCATTGCCTTATTCGGAATTGCCATTTTTGGTGGAGCTATTGGAACATTTTCTATTGTAAAAGCCTTATTTCTCGTCGACTTCCAATCACTTAGTATTGTTGTATTACTCCAAAAGCTACAACCTATATTTGCTATTTTATTAGCAGCAACATTTCTGAAAGAAAGACTGGGTAAAAACTTTATTCTTTGGGCTATAGTAGCAATTGTAGCCGGTTATTTTCTAACTTTCGGAATATCTCTACCTAAATTACACGAAAGCCAAAACACAATAAAAGCAGCCCTTTTTAGTGTTTTAGCAGCATTTTCTTTTGGAAGCTCTACAGTATTCAGCAAACGTCTATTAGTAAAACTCGATTTTATTTCCGCTGCTTTTTTTCGCTACGGACTAACAAGCTTACTTATGCTAATAATTGTGCTTGGAAATGGAAAAATTAGTGAGTTTGAAAATGTAAGCACCTTAAATTGGTGGGTAATTGGTATTATTTCATTAACAACAGGCTCTGGGGCTATTTTTCTTTACTATTACGGATTAAAACACGTAAGAGCAATCATATCAACAATAGCCGAATTATTCTTTCCTCTTTCTGCTGTACTCTTCGACTATATTTTCAATAATCATATTCTTAGCCCAATACAATGGTTAAGCGCAGGTGTAATGATCTTTGCCATTATTCGCTTAAATGCCGATAATAAAAAGCAACAATCTAAAACCTAA
- a CDS encoding galactose mutarotase, translating into MEIKEEYFGTTKNGDKVSKYIFENNLKTKIEVLDYGCIIKSIDTPDKSGQSGDIVLGYDSLAEYENDIHYMGAVVGRVANRIGRAQYIDGPFMVKLDKNFGKHHLHGGSKGLNKVVWKAKTFRKNNSIGIEFSYRSPDGENGYPGNVDFKTRYILNNKNQLMIYFNAETDKRTPINLTSHTYYNLSGGKAPNVLDHIVMVNALKYLDTDADLIPNGKLNYIIGSPVNFSRGKKIGADIDKMENGYDHTFVINKELGRFLVTSRVIDADSGRILDIVTDQPTVQLYTANDFDGSQLGKKGVKYGKHAGFCMETQAFPDAPNHSNFPSIFLNPGEKYGSHTQISFQIKQD; encoded by the coding sequence ATGGAAATAAAAGAAGAGTATTTTGGAACAACTAAAAACGGAGATAAAGTTTCTAAATATATTTTTGAAAATAATCTTAAAACGAAAATAGAAGTTTTAGATTATGGATGTATTATCAAATCGATAGATACTCCGGACAAGTCAGGGCAGTCCGGCGATATAGTTTTGGGTTACGATTCTTTAGCTGAGTACGAAAATGATATTCATTATATGGGGGCAGTAGTTGGTCGTGTTGCCAACAGAATAGGAAGAGCACAGTATATTGACGGTCCGTTTATGGTTAAACTCGATAAAAATTTTGGAAAGCATCATTTGCATGGTGGAAGCAAAGGATTGAATAAAGTAGTTTGGAAGGCAAAAACTTTCCGAAAAAATAATTCTATAGGTATTGAATTTTCTTATCGTTCTCCCGATGGTGAAAATGGTTATCCCGGAAATGTTGATTTTAAAACACGTTATATTCTAAACAATAAAAATCAGCTAATGATATATTTTAATGCAGAAACGGATAAGCGTACACCAATTAATCTTACATCTCATACCTATTATAACTTATCCGGAGGAAAGGCTCCAAATGTATTAGATCATATTGTAATGGTTAATGCTTTAAAGTATTTAGATACTGATGCTGATTTAATTCCTAACGGGAAATTAAATTATATTATAGGAAGTCCGGTTAATTTTTCGCGTGGAAAAAAAATTGGTGCTGATATTGATAAAATGGAAAACGGTTACGATCATACTTTTGTAATAAATAAAGAATTAGGTAGATTTCTTGTTACTTCTCGTGTGATAGATGCTGATAGTGGTAGGATATTGGATATTGTTACCGATCAGCCAACCGTACAGCTTTATACTGCTAATGATTTTGATGGTAGTCAGTTAGGAAAGAAAGGGGTTAAATATGGTAAGCATGCGGGATTCTGCATGGAGACTCAGGCATTTCCCGATGCTCCTAATCATTCTAATTTTCCGTCTATTTTTTTAAATCCGGGTGAGAAATATGGTAGTCATACCCAAATTAGTTTTCAAATAAAACAGGATTAG
- a CDS encoding PAS domain S-box protein: MKNHSQNTLLSLENARLRKLLNHSEAQRKKERFLLQKLDLFSENTPMAVINWDLNAGITDWNKSAEIIFGYTKEEALGKVAADFMLPEATKKLTNKVWKSLYENTGGTRSTNENIRKDGKIITCEWYNTPLVNEKGDVVGISSMALDITEKLNAEKAIKESNARFKMLSELTFEGIVIHRDGIAIETNSSLERLTLYTREELIGKNIIELLIVDKYIPLIRENIQKSTAIPYEVEGKRKDGKIIWVEIEAKNFHYNGQKLRAVAIRDIQERKKNEQKLRKALYEAQESERLKSAFLSTISHELRTPLNAVIGFSDLIDENMDIKEAAELSKMIFKSGNHLLEILNDIFELSMLEEGTMILSKQNHDLNTILDEVKEHILVEKRKMNKDNLSLIFDYNIEKNLQIYTDQKHFKQVLINLLKNALKYTKEGFVKLGYNINPGVYEFYVKDTGIGIPKEKQKHIFDHFRQLDDKHTREFEGVGIGLSIAKKLCENLGGELRVESEIGKGSIFYFRIPQENNTADINLKPTKVSIDLSILYGKTILIAEDDADSFELLEMYLKPWKVKILWAKNGVEAIDIFTKNKDVDIILMDIKMPILSGYEATKEIKLIKSEIPIIAQTAYAINNEKEIALAAGCNDYISKPISWTALSEKIVIHLQNAE, from the coding sequence ATGAAAAACCATTCTCAAAACACTTTGCTGTCCCTCGAAAATGCTCGCTTAAGGAAACTTCTTAATCATAGTGAAGCACAACGTAAAAAAGAACGCTTTTTACTTCAGAAACTTGATTTATTTAGCGAAAATACCCCTATGGCAGTAATCAATTGGGATTTAAATGCAGGCATAACAGATTGGAATAAATCAGCCGAAATTATATTTGGGTATACAAAAGAAGAGGCACTTGGAAAAGTTGCTGCCGACTTTATGTTACCGGAAGCGACCAAGAAACTAACCAATAAAGTTTGGAAATCTCTTTATGAAAATACAGGAGGAACCCGAAGCACAAATGAGAATATTCGAAAAGACGGAAAAATTATTACCTGTGAATGGTATAACACTCCACTTGTAAATGAAAAAGGAGATGTCGTTGGAATCTCATCTATGGCTCTGGATATTACTGAAAAACTAAATGCTGAAAAAGCAATCAAAGAAAGCAATGCACGATTTAAAATGCTATCGGAACTTACTTTTGAAGGCATCGTTATACATAGAGATGGAATTGCTATAGAAACCAATTCTAGTTTAGAACGCTTAACGCTATATACCCGAGAAGAATTGATCGGAAAAAATATCATTGAACTCTTAATAGTAGACAAATACATACCATTAATTCGCGAGAATATTCAGAAAAGCACAGCCATTCCTTACGAAGTAGAGGGAAAAAGAAAAGATGGAAAAATAATTTGGGTTGAAATTGAAGCTAAAAATTTTCATTATAACGGACAGAAACTTCGTGCTGTCGCAATTAGGGATATCCAAGAACGTAAGAAAAATGAACAAAAGTTGCGAAAAGCTCTTTATGAAGCACAAGAATCAGAACGCTTAAAATCCGCTTTCCTATCTACAATATCTCATGAATTGCGCACCCCATTAAATGCTGTTATAGGCTTCTCGGATTTAATTGATGAAAATATGGATATCAAAGAAGCGGCGGAACTATCTAAAATGATATTTAAAAGCGGGAATCATTTACTTGAAATACTCAACGATATATTTGAGTTAAGCATGCTCGAAGAGGGCACTATGATTTTATCAAAACAAAATCACGATCTTAACACCATACTCGACGAAGTAAAAGAACATATTCTAGTGGAAAAGAGAAAAATGAATAAGGATAATCTATCTCTCATTTTCGATTACAACATAGAAAAGAACCTACAAATATATACCGATCAAAAACACTTTAAACAAGTTCTTATAAATTTATTAAAGAATGCTCTAAAGTACACTAAAGAAGGCTTCGTTAAATTAGGTTATAATATAAACCCCGGAGTATATGAATTTTATGTGAAAGACACTGGAATAGGAATACCTAAAGAAAAACAAAAACATATTTTTGATCATTTCCGCCAATTAGATGACAAACATACTCGCGAATTTGAAGGTGTTGGAATTGGATTATCCATAGCAAAAAAACTATGCGAAAATCTTGGTGGAGAATTAAGAGTGGAATCAGAAATAGGCAAAGGATCTATATTTTATTTTAGGATTCCACAAGAAAATAATACAGCTGACATTAATTTGAAGCCAACAAAAGTAAGTATTGACTTGTCTATACTATATGGCAAAACAATATTAATTGCAGAAGATGATGCAGATAGTTTTGAACTATTAGAAATGTATTTAAAGCCTTGGAAAGTTAAAATTCTTTGGGCTAAAAATGGTGTAGAAGCTATTGATATTTTTACTAAAAATAAGGATGTTGATATAATCTTAATGGATATTAAAATGCCCATATTAAGTGGATATGAAGCTACAAAAGAGATTAAGCTAATCAAATCCGAGATTCCTATTATTGCACAAACAGCCTATGCAATTAATAATGAAAAAGAAATTGCTTTAGCAGCAGGTTGCAACGATTATATTTCAAAACCAATAAGTTGGACAGCATTATCAGAAAAAATAGTTATTCATTTACAAAACGCAGAATAA